In Labeo rohita strain BAU-BD-2019 unplaced genomic scaffold, IGBB_LRoh.1.0 scaffold_1800, whole genome shotgun sequence, the genomic window AGCGATGGAACACAGAGTCAGGATCCTGGACCATTGAGAtaaccacacacaaaaaaggtGTAATTCCCTCAAaggcatttattaaaggaagACACCAACATTTTATATGGTAAATATGAAGAAGTGAAATCAAACATCACGCCCTTTAGGAAACAACAGTACATCATGTCCTATGAGTCTCTAGGCTAGACTTATGTCATGTCTACTTTCCAGGTTAGTATGAGAAGGGCACAGGAGGTCAGGATTGTTACAATCTCACATCACCTTtctgttcctgtttcctgtttcTGTTCCTCATAGGTTTTTTTGAAGTTGTTAAACTGGTATTTCATTAAATGTGTTCATGGAAATTTAATATTGAATGTGAAAAAATATGGCATGaatttgtaaaagtatgaaaccatttttttgttgtttgttcttTATTGTAGTGTCGTGTGCTGATCCAGATGTTGATGTTGTGCACAAAACTGTTGGAGACTCACTGGAATTAATTGCTGATTATCCAAAAAATGGTCTTGAAGTGCAGTGGACATATAATGGGACTGAATTTGCAgcatatcaaaataataatttacaaatagttAAACCTGATGTATTTCAAGAAAGGTTAAAGATAAATAAGGACCATATTAGCGTAACAGTAGCAGACCTTAAAATTCAAGATTCTGGAAGCTTCTCTATTATTGCAGTAGAAAAAACTGTTCAACATCCAACAAAAACCATTGAGCTGCATGTTCATGGTGAGTTTAATTGTTTGATATTTGTATTGTCAGTGCTGTTAGGAAATAgacaaggcaagtttatttatatagcacatttcatacacagaggtaattcaaagtgctttacataaaaggaagtagaataatcataaaaacaataataaaaacaataatcacaaaaaaggaagtagaacaatcataaaaacaatgatcacaacaataaaacaaaaaaatgtaaaatgtaaaaaatgattgattaatttaaaaactgtatgaaaaatgtaaaatagcaaattctaaaacaacacatttaagAACTGATGCTGAATAGGTTAAtggtcattttaattaaatagttCCTTAATGAAGAAATCAGTAtgctaatataattaatttgcaTGCTATTCTCCTACAGATCTCATCACAGATGTTCAGATTGAGTACAATGACTCCTGGTCGCAGTTCAACAATATCTGCACATTTCATCTTCGGTGTCTGGCATCTGGTGATCCAAATCCCTCCTACAGCTGGACGCATCATCAGGTCAAGACTCAAGGTCAACACCTGAAGATCAGCCTCCATCCAGCAGAGAGCGCTACACTCACCTGCACAGCCAACAACACCATCAGTATCAAGCATGCTGCTAAGACTGTAGTGTGcacagacaaatctgagggTCAAACATTCTGTGTAAAAAGTTAAATTCTTAAagaattatataatttacaaaaacttTACTTTGAAACAAAGACAAACTAAGAAACATGCCCACCCATTTTTGGAGAACAATTTAAATGGCAACGTTATGTATAATTCTTAATTTGTTCTAAAATGATCTTGTTATATTATCATTCATTATGATGATATGCATAAGCAATTTTTGGATCTGTACATATTAACAACATGgacacaaaacaataaaatctggTCTTCAGTAACagcaatttttatttatcttatttaagtatttgaattatcttatttaattgtatttatttttgatgagaTGAGCTTGTGTGACACTTTGAACTTGTGTGAAGTGCTGCTCAGTGAATCTAAAATGGTTTTGTGCACATCatcaaaaaacacaaactaCATTTTAACCACAAGATGGCGCAGCAGCCACATCAGCTGcaatttttaaatactaaaagtaTTAGTATGGCCTAGATTGTTCCCTTAAAAGGGCTTTTAACACTGTACTTAACTAGAGTTATCTTTTTCTAACACTTGCTTTTAACCCCGGGTAAGGAACACTATATACTCGTCATTTAGAAATTTGGTTAGCATTGCTTATTACCTGGGATTTAGCACTTTATGATGTTACCCggatgcacggccatattggcgatactcggatgtaaacaacagcatggattgtgTGGTTAATGTAcaactgaatacgttgttctgctaactTACGTTGTTGAaaccatgaaaaaataaaaatgtgtggaagctgctaaatcatacagaaaAGGACTTAGGCCATGTTCACACGtggtatcttttttttaaactgccaACGTCTGCTTTACAGTATAATCCAATGGCGTAAACTGTGTTTTCAAAAAAGTCttgagcatttttttaaacGGCACCACCGGCGACTTTTTTCTTGTGCTTCAGGTTCGGGTGTCCCTTTTTCAAGTCCCGGCTCACAGACCCTTCCCAAACCATACTGTGAAATATAGTTCTGTTTAGTTCAGTGGTGTTGTTTACGTTCTGAGCCACCAATATGGCCTATTGATGACGTGTCATAAAAACGCTCTAACCTACTTCCAGCGAGCATAGTGTGGAACTTAAAAGCAAACCTACattagaaattacatttatataataatacattcattTCTGCTCTTCGTTACCCTGCAAACATGGCCCTGCAGGGCCCATGCTGGTTTTTTGCTGGCACAGTGGGCTAGGGCCAGTCCACACCAACCCTAAACAAGCCCATTGCGGGCTTGCCCAGGTGGGGCCCGCAGCTTTGGGGCCCACACTAGCAGACTGTCCACATTAATCCCATGATGGCCCAGTGTGGACAAGCCCGTTCGGGCTTAGAGCAACTTTTGTTGAGGCAGCCCTGTAATGCAACTAGGAGAATACAAAGAGCATTGACTGGCCATTCTTTAGCCACTCAATTGAACTGAAATGGCTCAAACCGAACGAGACCTATTCAGAACCTGTTGTTTCATATAGGCcagggatcctcaaatctggctCACGAGATTCACTTTTCTACAATGTTTAGCTCTAAGccaaatcaaacacacctgatcatgctaatcagtgtcttcaggatcattagaaaatcacaggtgagtttgatcaaagttggagctaaactctgcaggaaagtggatctcacaagccagatttgaggatccctgATATAGGCATATTTGCTTTTCAAAGGCTGATTGAAAATGTTCCTTTCAGCCATGTCCTCCTGATTCTGAAGTTCAGAATGAGATAAAGTTGTGGTTGCATGATTCAAGAGACAGGCAGGTGGACGAACTGAGTGCTACCACCGTCTGCTGACTAACTAGCTGAGAGTCCTCAAGGAAAGAGTGAACTTTGCCAATGAATACTTTAGCATaccaaaacatattttcagCTGAGGTCAAAGTAATAATTTggtattttttcatttgtatgttaattctatttttttttaaatatttttatagataaTTTGTAGTCTCTTTTGGAGTGTCACATTATCTGTATCAACCTGAAttgaatgttttctattttgatttaataaatccaTTGATGTGAAATCTCTCTGACTACTGTACAATTTTGACAATACAGACATTAGTTATGTGGTGACTGCATCCGTTTCAAATGTATAATAACTTTCCCCAAAGACCTAATTTATAGTAGCTGAAAagtatttttagtgaatcagattTGTTGTTGTGGATTAATAGTGCGGGTCCTGTCTGGGCCCAGTGAGGGTTTCCTGGGGGCTAAGTGAGGGTTGACCATGCAAGGCCAGCGCTAAGGGGCCAACATTATGCCAATGAGCAATGGCTCAGTGGCTCTGCGCTGGCAGCCTGCTGGGGGCCCTTAGGCTAGCCCTAAGTAGGCCTGTTGACTGAGAGATACAGAGCAGTTGATGTGAGGAAGTCTGTTGTTCTTTGTTCTGTTTAGCTGAATCTGCTGTCACGGATGCCTCAGTCTGTCGTCTAAACGTCTGGACATGAAGATCTTTCAAGAGTCCTGCTGCTCCATTTTAGGAGTTCTTCTGTTTTCCCTTCTCCAAGGTGAGTGATTTGAGAAATACAGCAGTTATTGTCAAAGAGGTTTTAACTGACAGGTTGTGAGACACTTCCTCATTGGTATTTGGTATGGATGGGGAATGAATGTGCATCTAGAAAAACTGCTCATGTAATGCTAATATATTTAATGGTCTCAAGTACATATATGAATGAcacattaaactaaattaaaaatgtttatatttattaaatacaaagcCAAATATGTTTGATGCAAtgcatatttaaagtttttttttttttttttttttttttactttagtgtatttttactttacttttttaaatgaatgatcaGTGTTTTATCTGTGAGAAAAGGCAATTCAGCTCAGGAGACCTCAAACCATATCTTTTGAGAATGTGGCCAGCTGTAATAGAGCATTTTTCTATAccagtacatttattacagcaGCGGTGAAATCTGTGAAAGTTAATTAGGACATTTTTTCCAATCATTTCAATGGCAAAAAGTGTCCCAGTTGACTTGaatttgccattaaaaaaaagaactataGTTTGTCAACTTTCTGTTCCTGTTTTCTCATATGTTTTGTTGAGGTTGATAAACtggtatttaattaaatgtgtcaatagaaattttatattgaatgtgaaaaaaaatatggcatgaatttgcaaaagtatgtaaccaatttttttgttgttctgtaTTGTAGTGTCGTGTGCTGATCCAGATATGGAGGTTGTGCACAAAGCTGTTGGAGACTCACTGGAATTAATTGCTGATTATCCAAAAGATGATCTTTTAGTGAAGTGGAAATATAATGGGACTGAATTTGCTGAGTATcagaataataattttaaaatagttaaaccTGATGTATTTCACGAAAGGTTAAGGATTAATAAGGACAATATTAGTGTAACATTAGCAGACCTTAAAATTCAAGATTCTGGAAGCTTCTCTATTGTTGCAGAAAGAAAATCTGTTCAACTTCCAACAAAAATCATCGAGCTACATGTTCACGGTGAGTTTAACTGTTTGATATTTGTGTGGTCAGTGCTGTTAGGAAATACCAAATtctaaaacaacacatttaagAACTGATGCTGAATATGTTAAtggtcatttaaattaaattaaatagttcCTTAATGAAGAAATCAGTATGCTAATATAATTCAATTTGCGTACTATTCTCCTACAGATCTCATCACAGATGTTCAG contains:
- the LOC127158951 gene encoding uncharacterized protein LOC127158951, which produces MKIFQESCCSILGVLLFSLLQVSCADPDMEVVHKAVGDSLELIADYPKDDLLVKWKYNGTEFAEYQNNNFKIVKPDVFHERLRINKDNISVTLADLKIQDSGSFSIVAERKSVQLPTKIIELHVHDLITDVQIEYNGSWSQLKNICTFHLRCLASGDPNPSYSWSGHQVKTQGQHLKISLCPADSATLTCTANNAISVKYTTKTVACTDKSEGQTFCVKS